In Camelina sativa cultivar DH55 chromosome 16, Cs, whole genome shotgun sequence, a single window of DNA contains:
- the LOC109129514 gene encoding putative defensin-like protein 262 yields the protein MEKTSLKLVFLLSFIVIAFCSSLGDAREMMVEEVYCIEGKCPEGMKNCNCLPQTAHIERNDYGQPCDTAKDCYKFCPSKCKPGTCSCRCDFGCTCTCY from the exons ATGGAGAAAACATCTCTCAAGCTAGTTTTCTTGTTATCCTTCATAGTCATAGCATTTT GTTCGTCTTTGGGTGATGCAAGAGAGATGATGGTGGAGGAAGTGTACTGCATCGAAGGCAAATGTCCTGAAGGAATGAAGAACTGTAACTGCTTGCCGCAAACAGCACATATAGAGAGAAATGATTACGGTCAGCCTTGCGATACAGCTAAAGACTGTTACAAGTTCTGTCCTTCGAAATGCAAACCTGGAACCTGTTCCTGTAGGTGTGATTTTGGTTGTACATGTACCTGTTATTAA